A genomic window from Motacilla alba alba isolate MOTALB_02 chromosome 6, Motacilla_alba_V1.0_pri, whole genome shotgun sequence includes:
- the TECTB gene encoding beta-tectorin — protein sequence MVTLAIYLLVILARALAGPCSPNKADVILVYCYPKTIITRIPECPYGWEVNQLALGGICYNGIHDSGYYQFTIPDLSPKNKSYCGTQSEFKNPMYHFYNSIVSNDSSVIVKSQPVNYSFTCTYNANYLVNQAAFDQRVATVHVKNGSSGSFESQLSLNFYSNAKFSSIKEAPFVVETSEIGSDIFAGVEAKGLSDRFKVVLNNCWATPSSEYFYQIHWPLITKGCATDYSILVHENGKTNRATFQFNAFRFRNIPKLSKVWLHCETHVCDSEKFSCPVTCDKRQQRTEQTGGVLVAEITVRSKGLSRFYTLSDVIFHLLFVIGFSAVLL from the exons ATGGTGACTCTTGCTATTTATCTGCTGGTCATCTTGGCTCGAGCTCTTGCAGGGCCTTGCAGCCCAAATAAAGCAG ATGTAATTCTGGTATACTGCTATCCTAAAACCATCATAACCAGAATTCCAGAGTGTCCTTATGGATGGGAGGTTAATCAGCTGGCACTTGGAGGCATTTGCTACAATGGGATCCACGATTCAGGATATTACCAATTCACAATCCCAGACCTGTCACCTAAAAACAAATCATACTGTGGCACACAGTCAGAG TTCAAGAATCCTATGTATCACTTCTACAACTCCATCGTCTCCAATGACTCCTCAGTGATTGTGAAGAGCCAGCCTGTGAATTACTCATTCACCTGCACATACAATGCCAACTACCTGGTGAACCAGGCTGCCTTTGACCAAAG ggtggcCACTGTCCATGTGAAGAATGGGAGCTCCGGCTCATTTGAAAGCCAACTGTCCCTCAACTTCTACTCT AATGCCAAGTTCTCAAGTATAAAGGAAGCCCCCTTTGTGGTTGAAACATCAGAAATTGGTTCTGACATATTTGCTGGAGTGGAAGCCAAGGGCTTAAGTGACAG GTTTAAAGTTGTTCTCAACAACTGCTGGGCAACTCCCTCCTCAGAGTATTTCTACCAGATCCACTGGCCTTTGATCACCAAGGG GTGTGCCACAGACTACTCCATCCTAGTGCACGAGAACGGGAAAACAAACCGGGCCACGTTCCAGTTCAACGCCTTCCGCTTCCGCAACATCCCCAAGCTGTCCAAGGTCTGGCTGCACTGCGAGACGCACGTCTGCGACAGCGAGAAGTTCTCCTGCCCCGTG ACATGTGACAAACGCCAGCAGCGCACGGAACAAACCGGAGGTGTTCTGGTGGCGGAGATCACCGTGCGCA GCAAAGGTTTATCCAGATTTTACACACTCTCAG ATGTCATCTTCCACCTACTTTTCGTGATtggattttctgctgttttattaTAA